A region of Flavobacterium album DNA encodes the following proteins:
- the infB gene encoding translation initiation factor IF-2, with protein MSEERAIRINKVLRELNISLDRAVEFLKDKGFAIEASPNAKISGEEYNTLYNQFSADKGNKAASLEVSEEKRKEKEALRIERERELEEKRRQDEEKQRQEVIRAKASLSGPVSVGKIDLNAKKAEPASDAPAKAEPQAAAAEKPQEAPKPAEPAATPAAASKEAAPEQPKAAPAIQPRVAQKPAEGQKEQPAAAPEAPAEEEKIATQYQKLTGATFTGQTIDLSQFNKPKKKKEEFRKDGQKPGGAAITPGGGNQNNDKNKRKRITPKPQGQGGPGQNRPGGQGGPGQNRPGQPAANKFGPNTGKRPAIVSKVEPTEEEVKNQIRETLEKLQGKGGKSKAAKYRRDKRDSHRQKSDDEQRMLDEGSKVLKVTEFVTVGEIATMMDVPITKVISVCMSLGIMVTMNQRLDAETLTIVADEFGYEVEFVTTDIEESMEVVEDREEDLVFRAPIVTVMGHVDHGKTSLLDYIRKENVIAGESGGITQHIGAYGVTLDNGQKIAFLDTPGHEAFTAMRARGAQVTDIAIIVIAADDDIMPQTKEAINHAQAAGVPIIFAINKVDKPAANPEKIKERLAGMNLLVEDWGGKIQSHDISAKTGLGVKELLEKVLLEAEILDLKANPDKAAVGTVVEAFLDKGRGYISTVLVQGGTLRVGDYVLAGKHHGKIKAMHDERGHNVKEAGPSTPISILGLDGAPTAGDKFSVFEDEREAKQIAAKRTQLMREQSVRTQRHITLAEIGRRIALGQFKELNIILKGDVDGSVEALSDSFSKLSTEEIQINIIHKGVGAITESDVLLASASDAIIIGFNVRPSASARTLADKEEIDIRNYSIIYDAIDDLKDAMEGMLSPELKEEVTGTAEIRETFKISKVGTIAGCMVTDGKIFRGSKIRLIRDGVVIYTGELAALKRFKDDVKEVSKGYDCGMQIKNYNDIQQLDIIEAYQEVEVKKKLK; from the coding sequence ATGTCTGAAGAAAGAGCAATAAGAATAAACAAAGTATTAAGGGAATTAAATATTTCGCTTGACAGGGCCGTTGAGTTCCTTAAGGACAAGGGTTTCGCTATCGAAGCCAGCCCAAATGCCAAGATCTCGGGCGAGGAATATAATACTCTTTACAATCAATTTTCTGCCGACAAAGGAAACAAGGCCGCTTCCCTCGAAGTCAGCGAGGAGAAAAGGAAGGAGAAGGAAGCGCTTCGTATAGAGCGCGAACGTGAGCTGGAAGAAAAGAGGAGGCAGGATGAAGAAAAGCAACGACAGGAAGTGATAAGGGCCAAAGCCTCACTTTCCGGGCCGGTTTCTGTTGGCAAAATTGACCTTAATGCCAAAAAAGCAGAGCCTGCTTCAGACGCTCCGGCAAAGGCTGAGCCACAGGCGGCAGCTGCCGAAAAACCACAGGAGGCGCCAAAACCGGCAGAGCCTGCAGCAACACCTGCCGCAGCTTCGAAGGAAGCAGCGCCCGAGCAGCCTAAAGCCGCACCTGCTATACAGCCGAGGGTGGCGCAAAAGCCTGCAGAAGGCCAGAAAGAACAGCCTGCTGCCGCTCCTGAAGCGCCGGCAGAGGAAGAAAAGATAGCGACCCAGTACCAAAAGCTTACAGGGGCTACTTTTACAGGGCAGACTATTGACCTTTCGCAGTTCAATAAGCCTAAAAAGAAAAAAGAAGAGTTCAGGAAAGATGGCCAGAAACCGGGTGGCGCAGCCATAACCCCGGGTGGCGGAAACCAGAACAACGATAAAAACAAAAGGAAAAGGATCACACCGAAACCACAGGGACAGGGCGGTCCGGGCCAGAACAGGCCGGGCGGACAGGGAGGCCCTGGGCAAAACAGGCCGGGACAACCTGCTGCGAACAAATTCGGGCCGAATACAGGCAAGCGCCCCGCTATAGTTTCTAAAGTAGAGCCTACCGAAGAAGAAGTTAAGAACCAGATCCGTGAAACCCTTGAAAAGCTTCAGGGCAAAGGGGGTAAATCCAAAGCGGCAAAATACCGTAGGGACAAGCGTGACAGCCACCGTCAGAAATCGGACGATGAGCAAAGAATGCTTGACGAAGGAAGCAAAGTGCTTAAGGTGACAGAATTTGTTACCGTTGGTGAAATTGCGACCATGATGGATGTGCCTATCACCAAAGTGATCTCAGTATGTATGTCATTGGGTATCATGGTTACCATGAACCAAAGGCTTGATGCCGAAACGCTGACTATTGTGGCAGACGAATTTGGTTATGAGGTGGAATTTGTCACTACAGATATCGAGGAATCAATGGAAGTAGTGGAAGACAGGGAAGAGGACCTTGTATTCAGGGCTCCGATCGTTACCGTAATGGGCCACGTTGACCACGGTAAGACATCGCTCCTTGACTACATTCGTAAAGAGAATGTTATCGCAGGTGAATCAGGTGGTATAACCCAGCACATCGGTGCCTACGGGGTAACGCTGGATAATGGCCAGAAAATAGCATTCCTTGATACACCGGGCCACGAGGCGTTTACCGCGATGAGGGCCAGGGGTGCGCAGGTGACCGATATCGCTATTATTGTTATAGCGGCAGACGACGACATCATGCCACAGACAAAAGAGGCGATCAACCACGCACAGGCGGCGGGAGTGCCAATTATATTTGCGATCAATAAAGTGGATAAGCCGGCGGCGAATCCTGAAAAGATAAAAGAAAGGCTTGCGGGTATGAACCTCCTGGTAGAAGACTGGGGCGGTAAGATACAATCGCACGACATCTCTGCCAAAACAGGCCTCGGCGTAAAAGAGCTGCTTGAAAAAGTATTGCTTGAGGCAGAAATACTCGACCTTAAGGCAAATCCTGATAAGGCGGCTGTGGGAACTGTTGTTGAGGCTTTCCTTGATAAGGGAAGGGGATACATATCTACAGTACTTGTACAGGGCGGTACGCTGCGCGTGGGCGACTATGTACTTGCGGGCAAGCACCATGGTAAAATCAAGGCGATGCACGATGAACGCGGACACAACGTTAAAGAGGCTGGCCCTTCCACACCTATATCCATATTAGGTCTGGACGGCGCGCCAACAGCGGGTGATAAATTCAGCGTATTTGAAGATGAAAGGGAAGCAAAACAGATCGCTGCCAAACGTACACAGTTAATGCGTGAGCAATCGGTTCGTACACAAAGGCACATCACGCTTGCCGAGATTGGAAGAAGGATCGCGCTTGGACAGTTCAAGGAGCTTAACATCATCCTTAAAGGTGACGTGGACGGTTCTGTTGAGGCACTATCCGACTCGTTCTCAAAACTTTCTACTGAAGAGATCCAGATCAATATCATCCATAAAGGAGTAGGCGCGATCACCGAATCTGACGTATTGCTGGCTTCGGCTTCCGATGCGATCATTATCGGGTTTAACGTACGCCCTTCTGCGAGCGCCAGGACATTGGCCGACAAGGAAGAAATCGATATCAGGAACTATTCGATCATCTACGATGCTATCGATGACCTGAAAGACGCAATGGAAGGCATGCTTTCGCCGGAACTTAAGGAAGAAGTTACGGGTACTGCCGAGATACGCGAAACCTTCAAGATTTCTAAGGTGGGAACTATCGCAGGATGTATGGTAACCGATGGCAAGATATTCAGGGGATCGAAAATTAGGCTTATCAGGGACGGTGTGGTTATCTACACTGGCGAGCTTGCTGCCCTGAAGCGTTTTAAAGACGACGTGAAAGAAGTTTCTAAAGGTTACGATTGCGGTATGCAGATCAAGAATTACAACGACATACAGCAACTTGATATTATAGAAGCTTACCAGGAAGTAGAAGTGAAGAAAAAGCTTAAGTAA
- the nusA gene encoding transcription termination factor NusA → MENLALIDSFSEFKDDKLIDRVTLMAILEDVFRNALKKKYGSDDNFDIIINPDKGDMEIWRNRVVVADGEVEDPNQEISLSEARRIEPDFEVGEDVSEEVKLIQLGRRAILALRQNLISKIHEHDNTNLYKQFKDLTGDIYTAEVHHVRPKAVILVDDEGNEIVLPKEKQIPSDFFRKGDNVRGIIESVELKGNKPMIIMSRTSELFLEKLFEQEIPEVFDGLITVKKVVRIPGEKAKVAVDSYDDRIDPVGACVGMKGSRIHGIVRELGNENIDVINYTTNTQLYISRALSPAKVSSIKIDETNHRAEVFLKLEEVSKAIGRGGHNIKLAGLLTGYELDVIREGTAAEDEDVELTEFSDEIEAWIIAEFAKIGLDTARSVLKQDVADLVRRTDLEEETILDVMRILKEEFED, encoded by the coding sequence ATGGAAAATCTCGCATTAATCGATTCGTTTTCAGAGTTTAAAGATGATAAGCTTATAGATCGCGTTACGCTGATGGCGATACTGGAAGATGTATTCAGGAATGCACTGAAGAAGAAATATGGATCAGATGATAACTTTGATATTATCATCAACCCTGACAAAGGGGATATGGAGATATGGAGGAACCGTGTGGTGGTTGCCGACGGCGAAGTAGAAGACCCTAACCAGGAGATTTCACTTAGCGAAGCGAGAAGGATAGAGCCCGACTTTGAAGTGGGTGAGGATGTTTCGGAAGAAGTGAAGCTTATCCAGTTGGGCCGCAGGGCGATACTGGCGCTGCGCCAAAATCTTATTTCGAAGATACACGAGCACGATAATACCAACCTGTATAAGCAATTTAAAGACCTTACAGGCGATATTTATACAGCAGAAGTACACCATGTAAGGCCAAAAGCCGTAATTTTGGTGGATGATGAAGGCAACGAGATCGTTTTGCCGAAAGAAAAGCAGATACCGTCTGACTTTTTCAGGAAGGGTGACAACGTGCGCGGCATCATCGAAAGCGTAGAGCTGAAAGGCAACAAGCCGATGATCATTATGTCGCGTACATCAGAGCTGTTCCTTGAGAAATTGTTCGAGCAGGAGATACCGGAAGTTTTCGACGGCCTGATCACCGTGAAAAAAGTGGTAAGGATTCCGGGTGAAAAAGCAAAAGTAGCGGTAGATTCTTATGATGACAGGATAGACCCGGTTGGGGCCTGTGTGGGGATGAAAGGTTCCCGTATCCATGGTATCGTCCGCGAACTCGGCAATGAGAACATCGACGTGATCAATTATACGACAAACACGCAATTATACATATCAAGGGCATTGAGCCCGGCAAAAGTATCATCTATAAAGATAGATGAAACGAATCACAGGGCAGAGGTGTTCCTTAAGCTGGAAGAGGTTTCCAAAGCGATAGGAAGGGGCGGCCACAACATCAAGCTGGCAGGTTTGCTTACAGGCTACGAGCTTGACGTTATCCGCGAAGGGACCGCTGCTGAGGATGAGGACGTTGAATTAACAGAGTTCTCTGATGAGATCGAAGCATGGATCATTGCCGAGTTTGCAAAGATCGGCCTCGATACCGCAAGGAGCGTACTAAAGCAGGATGTTGCTGATCTTGTTAGAAGGACCGACCTTGAAGAGGAGACCATACTTGATGTGATGCGGATATTGAAAGAAGAATTTGAGGATTAG